The Aeromicrobium tamlense nucleotide sequence CGGAGTGACGCCGATCCCCGCGCCGACCAGCAGCACGGGCCCCTTCGCCGGCCAGACGAAGTCGCCGTGGACGGCCGTGACGCGGAAGTGGTCGCCGGGCTCGGACGCGGCGAGGGCGCGCTTGTAGGAGGAGCCGGGCTCGGGATGCCGCGTCGCGAGAACGACCTCGCGCCCGGGCGCCGAGACGACGCTGAACATGCGCCGGCGGCCGCGGGTGTCGATGCGCGCGTGCGGCACGTCGAGCTCGACGTACTGGCCGGGCACGAACCGCAGCGGGCGGTCGGCGTCGAAGACGTACTCGACGACGTCGTCGCCCAGCCGGCGCTGCTCCCGCAGGACGAGCGTGCGCGAGCCCTGGCGCAGCGCGAACGCGACGAGGCCGGTGACCACGAGGGCGAGCTCGTAGGTGCTCGTGAACGGCTCGGTCGTCCAGGGCTCGCCGAACAGGCGCGACGTCAGCAGCGGCCACGTGAACGCGACGCCCGCGAGCGCCGCGACGCCCAGCTGCTGGGCTCGCCGCGGGGGCAGCGTCAGGGGCTCGCTCAGCATGAAGCCGCCGAAGAAGACGATGGGCGTGGAGTAGAGGGTGAAGCGCAACGCCTCGGTGAGCTCGGCGCCGACGCCCAGCTGCCACCACACCGTGACGGCGATCGCGACCAGCGCGAACACGGCACCGAGGGCCAGCCGGCGGGTGCGGTAGAGCACCAGCAGCGCGCCGACGAGGACGAACCAGAACAGCGACTCGCTCGCGACCCACCAGCCGGTGAACGGGATCGGCCAGTCGGTGACCCAGCCGAGCAGCACCGACAGCACGACGCCGGCCGCGGCCGGGTTCACGAGGTGACGACCGCGCCACGCGATGAGGTACTTCGAGATCTGCGCGAGCGCCGCGACGAGCGCCAGCCAGGCCAGCTGCTCGCCGTGGGTGGTGGGCCAGTAGAGGAACCACAGGATCAGCGCGGTGACGATCGAGGACTCGAGGTGCGGACGCGCACCGATGAGCCGGCCCACCACGTAGTTCACGACCACCGACGTCGCCACC carries:
- a CDS encoding FAD-dependent oxidoreductase, with product MTFLDRQLGRFTMYRLVTLVLLALVVVAVVQSALGVLDSDIFPVDALLLTLAVMVATSVVVNYVVGRLIGARPHLESSIVTALILWFLYWPTTHGEQLAWLALVAALAQISKYLIAWRGRHLVNPAAAGVVLSVLLGWVTDWPIPFTGWWVASESLFWFVLVGALLVLYRTRRLALGAVFALVAIAVTVWWQLGVGAELTEALRFTLYSTPIVFFGGFMLSEPLTLPPRRAQQLGVAALAGVAFTWPLLTSRLFGEPWTTEPFTSTYELALVVTGLVAFALRQGSRTLVLREQRRLGDDVVEYVFDADRPLRFVPGQYVELDVPHARIDTRGRRRMFSVVSAPGREVVLATRHPEPGSSYKRALAASEPGDHFRVTAVHGDFVWPAKGPVLLVGAGIGVTPFLSQLAAHRGRDVVVVVGERAAQPYTTELEASDAKVLRLPVEEVDGDTIARLVPDLDQRTALVSGRPDFVDEVSRGLRRRVRRLRRDHFLGY